Proteins encoded together in one Electrophorus electricus isolate fEleEle1 chromosome 9, fEleEle1.pri, whole genome shotgun sequence window:
- the arhgef40 gene encoding rho guanine nucleotide exchange factor 40 isoform X5, with amino-acid sequence MGSEAVEDCVQGALSSLYPPFESTAPPLLSQVFSVIESTYQHDSLRYLLDFFIPAKHLLHRLQQHACSQYLGCLFLHSGWPLCLGEKVVVQLATLDWRLLGSTDFYLQVVPFSTRCPRLALKCLAPGGRNIQEVLVPESQHSLVFTAEWLHCINKERGCKREGGCGLDTCLVSTSDGVVRLPWDEVVYPKLLHNPSDPLSSLECPSSEPPGPDYLSPNTRGLGLGRVSSSGELDSLSWDEEDDLPPDGDEAESGSMSGHLRRASENQPGADSSGDYVELLEPRGGPDGGTDPRQRYLEMHGICKTKTLPLCRRTKAIRLRRGKAWGCGRIEPRGRTGSLGRKESCSSGKDGAGSCRGSVNLKPLPQVINLARERQLCHGLDEGGGGLASQESRGLYLKGAANERRPGVGKEREGPGSTLPWSESHKGRLSNYMCSSISKNINEIDTYTAGKPAMDQSNQDQGLHLDYGFQDGSSLIGTLDREDKARRKFSSAFSAADNTGTRVTDKANSDSGQYLPNRSETKLNPPQDLSQKRELDTLCNVHSTTKESGNSKDQKRIHNAHQNPEKTLSQSGTGSVTGERHAGKLEQCLCPRGKEVKAGGFRAPRRKRKVKGAKGRGKSGAHGNHKGKGAFSSSKGQNKASELAITSVSSAKSSLSKHSHSQELNRPSKVETDCVLISGNEPERLSADRSGAEKPEGQSENFPDSKTQSGSSLPDHASKEMISSAPSDQSNGQSPKAPPLLGDLDVDLLQSGKFILTGTVDRLGRSLVITEAHTSEEGYHVNDLVQLLSCYYSLTRPVTREKGLTVLVDSRQAPLSDLCSSALRLFKLQVPAGLHSVLILTKEEQESTPPSLDGIEVHLVKGTGVLQQYVDRHQLTKELDGDFEHSHTDWLGFRLSLEQLRERCESALHLLGEALQSMDTEPLPDCIKAIPLSVDKHKQLMTNVLADQRLTELQRRGGAWLAGLASGTSGLAQRSPDCRAALAATSDLYDSVDDALHRLVRVSNQKGHDLESLGRLAALVAKLDKCEQDIESVQEQLEEYKDPPLSLSRLSLKQQKFKSFRESAMELHSETLVVLGEVESWSELEWEGLGVVLNRLPPIREKVRDMSHCLSDCWTQLDNTQRLLSTLTEASQWCDVVSSSSPLSSPSSPLSSLPPIPPSRFQDARALALELGGGALLDLWAQTLERYQRTLSQFKSRVLQGQEPGTGAPRTPRTPSSWELEGEGDGDWGGGGSGDGGLQSWGSLASLFRPQNCSTLKIGDDKKKEGAGGSAGGGKFLHNLLNPSKKSPTDLPPKPPRKRHPSFDLQALLAPRRTAVAAPKPAEPLPVPVSNSSPLPWLGRKALTESALAAGTAAAVPGWRDSAGGKCGVLIRGVEVSSKEVADHTGLSRQHVLLGRTDRDAPGERPGTTAQSKLYLQWCRLVSSEREYVALLKGVEETYIPLLDSPEAPTSLRGKADSLFSNWSSLTAFHSQLLLPTIEGALSQTLHQTNCFSKYREQFMQYSHYIRMKPELDSPLVSQAADIFKAKQSCSPALSAVTFPQCLVAPTQRLQHYCEILEELGGLYPTPDSALSILRYAQRYGEALRASDLIMGCPVPVAERGELVRQGELCVCVCAGGRRKKTGMRSVFLYQHYVIFTKHKTPSPGRSAYSFKHCIKTGEMGLTQNVGKEGLRFEVWVRQASRTKDCLTLQTSTSEEREAWTHDIAQLLWTHAIHNTELCLKESLCMGVSSKLLLDVTGAHISDLDSSFSLNDRVQSSCSDSSSLGSQKEGGSPATARDPKKNSVQTSSTTNSLLSTSI; translated from the exons GGTTCGGAGGCGGTGGAGGACTGTGTGCAGGGGGCACTCTCCTCCCTTTATCCGCCGTTTGAGAGtactgctcctcctctcctctcccag gtcttCTCTGTCATAGAGTCTACCTATCAGCATGACAGTTTGAGGTACCTGCTGGATTTCTTTATCCCAGCCAAACACCTACTACACAGACTTCAGCAACATGCCTGT tctCAGTATTTGGGCTGTCTTTTCTTGCACTCTGGTTGGCCACTGTGCTTGGGAGAGAAGGTTGTGGTTCAGCTCGCTACTCTTGACTGGAGGCTCTTGGGCAGCACGGACTTCTATCTACAGGTGGTGCCATTCTCCACACGTTGTCCCCGTCTGGCTCTAAAGTGCCTTGCTCCAGGTGGACGAAACATTCAGGAGGTCTTGGTGCCAGAGTCTCAGCACTCTCTAGTGTTCACAGCTGAGTGGCTGCACTGCATAAACAAAGAACGTGGCTGCAAAAGAGAAG GAGGTTGTGGTTTAGACACCTGTCTGGTGAGTACATCTGATGGTGTGGTCCGTCTGCCATGGGATGAGGTGGTGTACCCAAAACTTCTCCATAACCCCTCTGACCCTCTGTCAAGCCTGGAGTGTCCCTCTTCAGAACCCCCTGGCCCTGACTACCTCTCCCCAAATACAAGAGGACTTGGGCTGGGCAGGGTGTCTTCTTCAGGAGAGCTCGACTCCTTGTCCTGGGACGAAGAGGATGACCTTCCTCCGGATGGGGATGAGGCTGAATCTGGGTCTATGTCTGGGCACCTGAGGCGGGCCAGTGAGAACCAGCCAGGAGCTGATAGTTCTGGAGACTATGTGGAGCTCTTGGAGCCTCGGGGGGGTCCGGACGGTGGCACAGACCCCAGGCAGCGGTATCTTGAAATGCACGGGATCTGCAAGACTAAAACGCTGCCATTGTGCCGCCGCACCAAGGCCATCCGGCTGCGGAGGGGGAAGGCCTGGGGTTGTGGCAGGATTGAGCCAAGGGGGCGAACCGGGAGTCTGGGCAGGAAGGAAAGCTGCAGCAGTGGGAAGGACGGAGCTGGTTCTTGCAGGGGCTCGGTTAACTTAAAACCCCTGCCTCAGGTCATCAACCTGGCCCGAGAGAGGCAGCTATGCCACGGCTTGGATGAAGGTGGTGGAGGTCTAGCAAGCCAGGAAAGCAGAGGACTTTATTTGAAGGGTGCTGCTAATGAGAGGCGGCCTGGTGTgggaaaggagagggagggtcCTGGAAGCACACTGCCCTGGAGTGAGAGTCATAAAGGGAGGCTCTCTAATTATATGTGTTCTTCTATATCTAAGAATATCAATGaaatagacacatacacagctggCAAACCTGCAATGGATCAATCAAATCAAGATCAAGGTCTCCACTTGGACTATGGTTTTCAAGATGGTAGTTCATTGATTGGCACTTTAGATAGGGAGGATAAAGCTAGAAGAAAATTTAGTAGTGCATTCAGTGCTGCAGATAATACAGGGACCAGAGTGACGGATAAAGCAAATTCAGACTCTGGCCAATATTTGCCTAACAGATCTGAAACAAAGTTAAATCCCCCTCAGGACTTATCTCAGAAGAGGGAGTTAGACACCCTCTGTAATGTTCACAGCACAACCAAAGAGTCAGGAAACTCCAAAGACCAAAAGCGAATCCATAATGCACACCAGAATCCAGAAAAGACCCTTTCTCAATCGGGTACTGGCAGCGTCACTGGTgaaaggcatgctgggaagTTGGAGCAATGTCTGTGTCCCAGGGGAAAGGAAGTCAAAGCAGGAGGATTTCGAGCACCCAG AAGGAAGAGGAAAGTTAAAGGGGCCAAAGGGAGGGGCAAATCTGGTGCCCATGGCAACCATAAAGGCAAGGGAGCCTTCAGTTCATCAAAGGGCCAGAACAAAGCAAGCGAGTTGGCCATCACTTCTGTTTCATCAGCTAAATcgtctctctctaagcacagccATTCTCAAGAGCTTAATAGACCATCAAAGGTGGAAACAGATTGTGTGTTAATCAGTGGGAATGAACCAGAACGTCTGTCTGCTGACAGAAGTGGAG CTGAGAAACCAGAAGGTCAATCAGAAAACTTCCCTGATTCAAAGACTCAGTCAGGCTCATCTTTACCTGACCATGCTTCAAAAGAGATGATATCATCAGCACCTTCTGACCAATCAAATGGACAATCTCCTAAAGCTCCTCCTCTGCTTGGGGATTTAGATGTTGATCTCCTCCAATCTGGAAAATTCATATTGACAG GTACTGTGGACAGACTTGGGCGATCATTGGTTATTACAGAAGCACACACCTCTGAAGAAGGTTACCATGTCAATGACTTAGTGCAACTACTGTCATGTTATTACAGCCTCACCAG ACCTGTAACTCGGGAGAAAGGCTTGACTGTGCTGGTGGACAGTAGGCAGGCTCCTCTTTCGGATCTCTGCAGTTCTGCCCTACGGTTATTCAAG CTTCAGGTACCAGCTGGTCTTCACTCTGTTTTGATTCTTACAAAGGAAGAGCAAGAGTCGACACCTCCAAGTCTGGATGGGATAGAG GTACATTTAGTGAAAGGTACTGGTGTCCTTCAGCAGTATGTGGACAGGCATCAGTTGACCAAAGAACTGGATGGAGACTTCGAGCACTCGCATACTGATTGGCTTGGTTTCAGGCTG AGCCTGGAGCAGCTGCGAGAAAGATGTGAGAGTGCCCTCCATCTGCTGGGAGAAGCACTGCAGTCTATGGACACAGAGCCACTTCCTGACTGCATTAAG GCTATACCACTCAGTGTtgacaaacacaagcagctgATGACAAATGTTCTGGCTGACCAACGTCTCACAGAGCTACAAAGGAGGGGTGGGGCTTGGCTGGCTGGACTGGCTAGTGGGACATCCGGACTGGCTCAAAGGTCACCAGACTGCAG GGCTGCCTTGGCTGCAACCTCTGACCTTTATGACAGTGTTGATGATGCCCTCCATCGATTGGTGCGTGTTTCTAACCAGAAAGGTCATGACCTTGAATCACTTGGTAGACTGGCAGCACTAGTGGCTAAACTGGATAAG tGTGAGCAAGACATAGAGAGTGtgcaggagcagctggaggaaTATAAGgatcctcctctctccctcagccgCCTTTCACTCAAACAGCAAAAGTTCAAGAGCTTTAGGGAGTCTGCCATG GAACTTCATAGTGAGACTCTAGTGGTGCTGGGAGAAGTTGAGAGCTGGTCCGAGCTTGAATgggaggggctgggggtggTCCTTAACCGACTCCCTCCAAttagagagaaagtgagagacatgtcacactgtctgtctgactgctgGACACAACTGGACAACACTCAGAGACTTCTGTCCACTCTTACGGAG GCCTCCCAGTGGTGTGATGTGGTCTCCTCTTCATCTCCGctctcctccccttcttctcctctctcctccctcccacccaTCCCACCATCCCGTTTCCAGGATGCACGGGCCCTGGCTCTTGAGCTGGGTGGTGGGGCCCTGCTAGacctctgggctcagaccctgGAGCGCTACCAGCGGACGCTTTCCCAATTTAAGAGCCGTGTGCTACAGGGCCAAGAGCCTGGCACAGGGGCACCCAGGACCCCCAGGACCCCCAGCTCGTGGGagctggagggagagggggatggagaTTGGGGTGGTGGAGGTTCAGGGGACGGAGGGCTACAGTCCTGGGGCTCGCTGGCATCACTCTTTCGGCCACAGAACTGTTCCACGCTAAAGATCGGAGACGACAAGAAAAAGGAGGGCGCAGGCGGGAGTGCTGGTGGAGGAAAATTCCTGCACAACCTGCTCAACCCAAGCAAGAAGAGT CCCACTGATCTCCCTCCTAAACCCCCTCGCAAGCGACATCCCAGCTTCGACCTCCAGGCCCTACTGGCACCACGGCGCACCGCCGTGGCAGCACCCAAACCAGCGGAGCCTTTGCCAGTCCCTGTGAGCAACTCTTCCCCGCTGCCCTGGCTGGGAAGGAAGGCTCTGACTGAGTCAGCACTTGCTGCAGGGACAGCAGCGGCCGTGCCGGGATGGAGGGACAGCGCAGGAGGCAAATGTGGCGTTTTAATCCGGGGGGTGGAGGTCAGCAGCAAAGAGGTGGCAGATCACACTGGGCTCTCCAGGCAGCACGTGCTGCTTGGCCGGACCGACCGGGATGCACCGGGGGAGAGGCCCGGAACTACTGCACAGAG caAGTTGTACCTGCAGTGGTGCAGGCTGGTGAGCTCTGAGAGAGAGTATGTAGCATTACTGAAGGGTGTAGAAGAAACCTATATCCCTCTACTGGACAGCCCAGAAGCACCAACCTCTTTACGAGGAAAAGCCGACTCCCTCTTCTCAAACTGGAGCAGTCTCACTGCCTTCCACTCACAGTTACTCCTACCCACCATAGAGGGTGCTCTCTCTCAGACGCTGCATCAGACCAACTGCTTCAGTAAATAc AGAGAGCAGTTCATGCAATATTCCCACTACATCCGGATGAAGCCAGAGCTGGACTCCCCGCTGGTCAGTCAAGCTGCCGACATCTTCAAG GCAAAGCagtcctgctctcctgctctgtctgctgtgacCTTTCCTCAGTGTCTGGTAGCTCCTACTCAGAGGCTGCAGCACTATTGCGAGATCCTTGAGGAACTGGGAGGGCTATACCCCACCCCTGACTCCGCCCTCTCTATTCTCAGATACGCCCAGCGCTATGGAGAGGCCCTGCGGGCCAGCGACCTCATCATGGGCTGTCCG GTACCTGTGGCAGAACGGGGGGAGTTGGTACGACAGggtgagctgtgtgtctgtgtgtgcgccgGCGGCCGCAGAAAAAAGACGGGCATGAGAAGTGTGTTCCTCTACCAGCATTACGTCATTTTCACCAAACACAAAACTCCTAGTCCTGGACGCAGTGCATACAGTTTCAAACACTGCATAAAG ACAGGAGAGATGGGTCTGACCCAAAATGTGGGCAAGGAGGGCCTCAGGTTTGAGGTGTGGGTGAGACAGGCATCTCGCACCAAAGACTGTCTCACTCTCCAGACCTCCACTTCGGAGGAGAGAGAAGCTTGGACCCATGACATTGCCCAGCTCCTGTGGACACACGCCATTCATAACACAG aGTTGTGTCTGAAGGAGTCTCTGTGTATGGGAGTGTCCAGCAAGCTTCTACTGGATGTGACAGGAGCTCACATATCTGACCTGGACTCAAGCTTCAGTCTTAATGACAGAG ttcagagTAGCTGTTCAGATTCCTCCTCACTGGGCAGCCAGAAAGAAGGAGGTTCTCCTGCCACTGCACGAGACCCAAAGAAAAACTCAGTTCAAACCAGTTCCACAACG AACTCATTGCTATCCACCTCCATCTGA
- the arhgef40 gene encoding pleckstrin homology domain-containing family G member 4B isoform X6: MGSEAVEDCVQGALSSLYPPFESTAPPLLSQVFSVIESTYQHDSLRYLLDFFIPAKHLLHRLQQHACSQYLGCLFLHSGWPLCLGEKVVVQLATLDWRLLGSTDFYLQVVPFSTRCPRLALKCLAPGGRNIQEVLVPESQHSLVFTAEWLHCINKERGCKREGGCGLDTCLVSTSDGVVRLPWDEVVYPKLLHNPSDPLSSLECPSSEPPGPDYLSPNTRGLGLGRVSSSGELDSLSWDEEDDLPPDGDEAESGSMSGHLRRASENQPGADSSGDYVELLEPRGGPDGGTDPRQRYLEMHGICKTKTLPLCRRTKAIRLRRGKAWGCGRIEPRGRTGSLGRKESCSSGKDGAGSCRGSVNLKPLPQVINLARERQLCHGLDEGGGGLASQESRGLYLKGAANERRPGVGKEREGPGSTLPWSESHKGRLSNYMCSSISKNINEIDTYTAGKPAMDQSNQDQGLHLDYGFQDGSSLIGTLDREDKARRKFSSAFSAADNTGTRVTDKANSDSGQYLPNRSETKLNPPQDLSQKRELDTLCNVHSTTKESGNSKDQKRIHNAHQNPEKTLSQSGTGSVTGERHAGKLEQCLCPRGKEVKAGGFRAPRRKRKVKGAKGRGKSGAHGNHKGKGAFSSSKGQNKASELAITSVSSAKSSLSKHSHSQELNRPSKVETDCVLISGNEPERLSADRSGAEKPEGQSENFPDSKTQSGSSLPDHASKEMISSAPSDQSNGQSPKAPPLLGDLDVDLLQSGKFILTGTVDRLGRSLVITEAHTSEEGYHVNDLVQLLSCYYSLTRPVTREKGLTVLVDSRQAPLSDLCSSALRLFKLQVPAGLHSVLILTKEEQESTPPSLDGIESQVHLVKGTGVLQQYVDRHQLTKELDGDFEHSHTDWLGFRLSLEQLRERCESALHLLGEALQSMDTEPLPDCIKAIPLSVDKHKQLMTNVLADQRLTELQRRGGAWLAGLASGTSGLAQRSPDCRAALAATSDLYDSVDDALHRLVRVSNQKGHDLESLGRLAALVAKLDKCEQDIESVQEQLEEYKDPPLSLSRLSLKQQKFKSFRESAMELHSETLVVLGEVESWSELEWEGLGVVLNRLPPIREKVRDMSHCLSDCWTQLDNTQRLLSTLTEDARALALELGGGALLDLWAQTLERYQRTLSQFKSRVLQGQEPGTGAPRTPRTPSSWELEGEGDGDWGGGGSGDGGLQSWGSLASLFRPQNCSTLKIGDDKKKEGAGGSAGGGKFLHNLLNPSKKSPTDLPPKPPRKRHPSFDLQALLAPRRTAVAAPKPAEPLPVPVSNSSPLPWLGRKALTESALAAGTAAAVPGWRDSAGGKCGVLIRGVEVSSKEVADHTGLSRQHVLLGRTDRDAPGERPGTTAQSLSPSVSFSKLYLQWCRLVSSEREYVALLKGVEETYIPLLDSPEAPTSLRGKADSLFSNWSSLTAFHSQLLLPTIEGALSQTLHQTNCFSKYREQFMQYSHYIRMKPELDSPLVSQAADIFKAKQSCSPALSAVTFPQCLVAPTQRLQHYCEILEELGGLYPTPDSALSILRYAQRYGEALRASDLIMGCPVPVAERGELVRQGELCVCVCAGGRRKKTGMRSVFLYQHYVIFTKHKTPSPGRSAYSFKHCIKTGEMGLTQNVGKEGLRFEVWVRQASRTKDCLTLQTSTSEEREAWTHDIAQLLWTHAIHNTELCLKESLCMGVSSKLLLDVTGAHISDLDSSFSLNDRVQSSCSDSSSLGSQKEGGSPATARDPKKNSVQTSSTTNSLLSTSI, from the exons GGTTCGGAGGCGGTGGAGGACTGTGTGCAGGGGGCACTCTCCTCCCTTTATCCGCCGTTTGAGAGtactgctcctcctctcctctcccag gtcttCTCTGTCATAGAGTCTACCTATCAGCATGACAGTTTGAGGTACCTGCTGGATTTCTTTATCCCAGCCAAACACCTACTACACAGACTTCAGCAACATGCCTGT tctCAGTATTTGGGCTGTCTTTTCTTGCACTCTGGTTGGCCACTGTGCTTGGGAGAGAAGGTTGTGGTTCAGCTCGCTACTCTTGACTGGAGGCTCTTGGGCAGCACGGACTTCTATCTACAGGTGGTGCCATTCTCCACACGTTGTCCCCGTCTGGCTCTAAAGTGCCTTGCTCCAGGTGGACGAAACATTCAGGAGGTCTTGGTGCCAGAGTCTCAGCACTCTCTAGTGTTCACAGCTGAGTGGCTGCACTGCATAAACAAAGAACGTGGCTGCAAAAGAGAAG GAGGTTGTGGTTTAGACACCTGTCTGGTGAGTACATCTGATGGTGTGGTCCGTCTGCCATGGGATGAGGTGGTGTACCCAAAACTTCTCCATAACCCCTCTGACCCTCTGTCAAGCCTGGAGTGTCCCTCTTCAGAACCCCCTGGCCCTGACTACCTCTCCCCAAATACAAGAGGACTTGGGCTGGGCAGGGTGTCTTCTTCAGGAGAGCTCGACTCCTTGTCCTGGGACGAAGAGGATGACCTTCCTCCGGATGGGGATGAGGCTGAATCTGGGTCTATGTCTGGGCACCTGAGGCGGGCCAGTGAGAACCAGCCAGGAGCTGATAGTTCTGGAGACTATGTGGAGCTCTTGGAGCCTCGGGGGGGTCCGGACGGTGGCACAGACCCCAGGCAGCGGTATCTTGAAATGCACGGGATCTGCAAGACTAAAACGCTGCCATTGTGCCGCCGCACCAAGGCCATCCGGCTGCGGAGGGGGAAGGCCTGGGGTTGTGGCAGGATTGAGCCAAGGGGGCGAACCGGGAGTCTGGGCAGGAAGGAAAGCTGCAGCAGTGGGAAGGACGGAGCTGGTTCTTGCAGGGGCTCGGTTAACTTAAAACCCCTGCCTCAGGTCATCAACCTGGCCCGAGAGAGGCAGCTATGCCACGGCTTGGATGAAGGTGGTGGAGGTCTAGCAAGCCAGGAAAGCAGAGGACTTTATTTGAAGGGTGCTGCTAATGAGAGGCGGCCTGGTGTgggaaaggagagggagggtcCTGGAAGCACACTGCCCTGGAGTGAGAGTCATAAAGGGAGGCTCTCTAATTATATGTGTTCTTCTATATCTAAGAATATCAATGaaatagacacatacacagctggCAAACCTGCAATGGATCAATCAAATCAAGATCAAGGTCTCCACTTGGACTATGGTTTTCAAGATGGTAGTTCATTGATTGGCACTTTAGATAGGGAGGATAAAGCTAGAAGAAAATTTAGTAGTGCATTCAGTGCTGCAGATAATACAGGGACCAGAGTGACGGATAAAGCAAATTCAGACTCTGGCCAATATTTGCCTAACAGATCTGAAACAAAGTTAAATCCCCCTCAGGACTTATCTCAGAAGAGGGAGTTAGACACCCTCTGTAATGTTCACAGCACAACCAAAGAGTCAGGAAACTCCAAAGACCAAAAGCGAATCCATAATGCACACCAGAATCCAGAAAAGACCCTTTCTCAATCGGGTACTGGCAGCGTCACTGGTgaaaggcatgctgggaagTTGGAGCAATGTCTGTGTCCCAGGGGAAAGGAAGTCAAAGCAGGAGGATTTCGAGCACCCAG AAGGAAGAGGAAAGTTAAAGGGGCCAAAGGGAGGGGCAAATCTGGTGCCCATGGCAACCATAAAGGCAAGGGAGCCTTCAGTTCATCAAAGGGCCAGAACAAAGCAAGCGAGTTGGCCATCACTTCTGTTTCATCAGCTAAATcgtctctctctaagcacagccATTCTCAAGAGCTTAATAGACCATCAAAGGTGGAAACAGATTGTGTGTTAATCAGTGGGAATGAACCAGAACGTCTGTCTGCTGACAGAAGTGGAG CTGAGAAACCAGAAGGTCAATCAGAAAACTTCCCTGATTCAAAGACTCAGTCAGGCTCATCTTTACCTGACCATGCTTCAAAAGAGATGATATCATCAGCACCTTCTGACCAATCAAATGGACAATCTCCTAAAGCTCCTCCTCTGCTTGGGGATTTAGATGTTGATCTCCTCCAATCTGGAAAATTCATATTGACAG GTACTGTGGACAGACTTGGGCGATCATTGGTTATTACAGAAGCACACACCTCTGAAGAAGGTTACCATGTCAATGACTTAGTGCAACTACTGTCATGTTATTACAGCCTCACCAG ACCTGTAACTCGGGAGAAAGGCTTGACTGTGCTGGTGGACAGTAGGCAGGCTCCTCTTTCGGATCTCTGCAGTTCTGCCCTACGGTTATTCAAG CTTCAGGTACCAGCTGGTCTTCACTCTGTTTTGATTCTTACAAAGGAAGAGCAAGAGTCGACACCTCCAAGTCTGGATGGGATAGAG TCTCAGGTACATTTAGTGAAAGGTACTGGTGTCCTTCAGCAGTATGTGGACAGGCATCAGTTGACCAAAGAACTGGATGGAGACTTCGAGCACTCGCATACTGATTGGCTTGGTTTCAGGCTG AGCCTGGAGCAGCTGCGAGAAAGATGTGAGAGTGCCCTCCATCTGCTGGGAGAAGCACTGCAGTCTATGGACACAGAGCCACTTCCTGACTGCATTAAG GCTATACCACTCAGTGTtgacaaacacaagcagctgATGACAAATGTTCTGGCTGACCAACGTCTCACAGAGCTACAAAGGAGGGGTGGGGCTTGGCTGGCTGGACTGGCTAGTGGGACATCCGGACTGGCTCAAAGGTCACCAGACTGCAG GGCTGCCTTGGCTGCAACCTCTGACCTTTATGACAGTGTTGATGATGCCCTCCATCGATTGGTGCGTGTTTCTAACCAGAAAGGTCATGACCTTGAATCACTTGGTAGACTGGCAGCACTAGTGGCTAAACTGGATAAG tGTGAGCAAGACATAGAGAGTGtgcaggagcagctggaggaaTATAAGgatcctcctctctccctcagccgCCTTTCACTCAAACAGCAAAAGTTCAAGAGCTTTAGGGAGTCTGCCATG GAACTTCATAGTGAGACTCTAGTGGTGCTGGGAGAAGTTGAGAGCTGGTCCGAGCTTGAATgggaggggctgggggtggTCCTTAACCGACTCCCTCCAAttagagagaaagtgagagacatgtcacactgtctgtctgactgctgGACACAACTGGACAACACTCAGAGACTTCTGTCCACTCTTACGGAG GATGCACGGGCCCTGGCTCTTGAGCTGGGTGGTGGGGCCCTGCTAGacctctgggctcagaccctgGAGCGCTACCAGCGGACGCTTTCCCAATTTAAGAGCCGTGTGCTACAGGGCCAAGAGCCTGGCACAGGGGCACCCAGGACCCCCAGGACCCCCAGCTCGTGGGagctggagggagagggggatggagaTTGGGGTGGTGGAGGTTCAGGGGACGGAGGGCTACAGTCCTGGGGCTCGCTGGCATCACTCTTTCGGCCACAGAACTGTTCCACGCTAAAGATCGGAGACGACAAGAAAAAGGAGGGCGCAGGCGGGAGTGCTGGTGGAGGAAAATTCCTGCACAACCTGCTCAACCCAAGCAAGAAGAGT CCCACTGATCTCCCTCCTAAACCCCCTCGCAAGCGACATCCCAGCTTCGACCTCCAGGCCCTACTGGCACCACGGCGCACCGCCGTGGCAGCACCCAAACCAGCGGAGCCTTTGCCAGTCCCTGTGAGCAACTCTTCCCCGCTGCCCTGGCTGGGAAGGAAGGCTCTGACTGAGTCAGCACTTGCTGCAGGGACAGCAGCGGCCGTGCCGGGATGGAGGGACAGCGCAGGAGGCAAATGTGGCGTTTTAATCCGGGGGGTGGAGGTCAGCAGCAAAGAGGTGGCAGATCACACTGGGCTCTCCAGGCAGCACGTGCTGCTTGGCCGGACCGACCGGGATGCACCGGGGGAGAGGCCCGGAACTACTGCACAGAG TttatctccctctgtctctttcagcaAGTTGTACCTGCAGTGGTGCAGGCTGGTGAGCTCTGAGAGAGAGTATGTAGCATTACTGAAGGGTGTAGAAGAAACCTATATCCCTCTACTGGACAGCCCAGAAGCACCAACCTCTTTACGAGGAAAAGCCGACTCCCTCTTCTCAAACTGGAGCAGTCTCACTGCCTTCCACTCACAGTTACTCCTACCCACCATAGAGGGTGCTCTCTCTCAGACGCTGCATCAGACCAACTGCTTCAGTAAATAc AGAGAGCAGTTCATGCAATATTCCCACTACATCCGGATGAAGCCAGAGCTGGACTCCCCGCTGGTCAGTCAAGCTGCCGACATCTTCAAG GCAAAGCagtcctgctctcctgctctgtctgctgtgacCTTTCCTCAGTGTCTGGTAGCTCCTACTCAGAGGCTGCAGCACTATTGCGAGATCCTTGAGGAACTGGGAGGGCTATACCCCACCCCTGACTCCGCCCTCTCTATTCTCAGATACGCCCAGCGCTATGGAGAGGCCCTGCGGGCCAGCGACCTCATCATGGGCTGTCCG GTACCTGTGGCAGAACGGGGGGAGTTGGTACGACAGggtgagctgtgtgtctgtgtgtgcgccgGCGGCCGCAGAAAAAAGACGGGCATGAGAAGTGTGTTCCTCTACCAGCATTACGTCATTTTCACCAAACACAAAACTCCTAGTCCTGGACGCAGTGCATACAGTTTCAAACACTGCATAAAG ACAGGAGAGATGGGTCTGACCCAAAATGTGGGCAAGGAGGGCCTCAGGTTTGAGGTGTGGGTGAGACAGGCATCTCGCACCAAAGACTGTCTCACTCTCCAGACCTCCACTTCGGAGGAGAGAGAAGCTTGGACCCATGACATTGCCCAGCTCCTGTGGACACACGCCATTCATAACACAG aGTTGTGTCTGAAGGAGTCTCTGTGTATGGGAGTGTCCAGCAAGCTTCTACTGGATGTGACAGGAGCTCACATATCTGACCTGGACTCAAGCTTCAGTCTTAATGACAGAG ttcagagTAGCTGTTCAGATTCCTCCTCACTGGGCAGCCAGAAAGAAGGAGGTTCTCCTGCCACTGCACGAGACCCAAAGAAAAACTCAGTTCAAACCAGTTCCACAACG AACTCATTGCTATCCACCTCCATCTGA